The DNA region gtatgtatatttaaagtaaattatttatttacattttttaagttaataattgttttaatgcCACTTCTGTTCTTTACAAAGACGTGTATTTTTGTCTCATATAAAatgattaatacaaaataaataaattattttctaaaaaaagatttgataatgcaattatgtattattaatattaatcatgtaatatattcaaatttattcataaaaatatttCTGCGGAAGATGTAGGTATTATggattgtatttatatttttgtttataatattaataattgtgtgTTACTAAAATGTGCTTTCAAGCTCTACTAAAAATATCCTCAGGGAGACAATGCAAAAGTTATGAATTATTAGTTAAATAAATCTAATCAAATACTTAGTTCTAAATCTctaaacttatttatttgttttttaaattagtcTTTATTTACATAtcgaattacattttaattaaaaaaaacctaaTTCATTATAATtctgctgttttgtgtttgttaataTTCAGGCTGGCCTGCGGCAGAGGTGCACAGTTAATAAAAGGAGAGCACACAGATGCAGTAACTCTACACTAGAGGGCGCCGGAGGTTCACGCTGGGTGGGCATTGCCTTTAATCCCATTCCAAAACCCAGCACACATTCCCTGTCCCGCAGCTTTCCCTTCAGAGGTGAGTGTTGGTGCTTTTGCGGCCAGATgaacaatattaaattaaataaatcctcAGTTTAGTAGTTTAAATGGAAAGCACTGtcaacttaaagggacagttcacccaaaaatgaaaactcagcttgacttcctttcttctgttgaacacaagaactctgtaatcattgacttccatatttgttgTTTCCCTACTATGTaaattaatggttacaggttttcagcgtttttcaaaacatcttcttctttttttgttcaacagaataaagaaactcataaaggttttagAGATccctttaaaggaacactctaaaaaaaaaatatatatatatatatatattattttacaagtctcctagagttaaactgttgaCTTGAAtcgtttttgaatccattcagccgatttaTTGTTCTGGCCGGTCACttttagcctagcttagcataatgaattgaatcgcattagaccattagcatttcattcaAAAAATTCCATGCATTAGTTTGATAGTATTCCTatttagggcagcacggtggctcagtggttagcactatggcctcacagcaaaaaggtcactgttTCGAGCCCCAACTGGaccagttgttgtttctgtgtggagtttgcatgttctccctgtgttggcgtgggtttcctccgggtgctccggtttccggaTAAACTTAACTTGCAgaactgtatgagtgtgtgtgtgaatgagtgtgtatgggtgtttcccagttgtggctggaggggcatcggctgtgttaaacatattctggataagttggtggttcattccactgtggcgacccctgataaataaagggacttacCTGAAGGAAAACTAATAAAtgagttttcctatttaaagctctaGTCTTCTGTAGTTACGTCATGTAATAAGGCCTacagaaaatgaaatgttaatatTGTCCAGACCAATATTTAAAGCACCTATACTCCAATTCTCTTATATTAATCAAGAAACTCTCTCAAGATATTATGCAGCAAATAAAAATCAGAGGATGCCTTAAAACCATGGAGACACGAGAGGCGCATTGCTGAAGACAGATTTGATGTGCTCAACCAACAATCCAACCTTTTTCATTCAGAGATCTCAAGTTAATAATAGTTCCTAGAagcagttggtggttcattccgctgtggcagcccctgataaataagcgacGAAGTCGAAAGGAAAATAAGTCAGTGAATGAGAATCTAATGTTACAGATCAAAAcctttctgtttttctgtctgcagaTAGTGGACGATTAAATGGAAAACTGCCCAGTCTGAGCACGCAGCACCCAAAGCCCAAACACAGCAGCGGACACAGCTCAACATTAAGCCTGAGTTTGGCCTCAGTGAAATGCTGGAGAGGAAGCTGAGAATGACCCGCTAGTATGTTACATAATCAGTCTGCTCTGTGCTATGATTTAGAGCTCTTGTGTCTTGGAAGCAGAGGTTTTAAACTTTGACtaataataaaattagttttACATTGCTTGAacacttcatttaataaattgtgATCATAAACATCACGGTGCAGGACAGATAGCATCCAAAACTGAGCTAAATCTGCAGATGGTTCGTTGGATTTTCtagtttttttaaggtaagtggttgcaaacattcattcatagattcattttcttatcggcttagtccctttatttatcaggggtcgccactgtggaatgaaccgccaacttatccagcatttgttttacacagcgaatgcaaTTTCACCTGCAGCTtatctctggcaaacatccacacacacacacactcatacactacggacaatttagcctacccaattcacctgtactgcatgtctttggactgtgggggacattggagcacccggaggaaacccacgcgaatgcagggagaacatgcaaactccatacagaaacgccaactgacctagccgaggttcgaaccagcggccttcttgctttgaggcgacagcactacctactgtgccactgcatcgcctgcaAACtgtttatataggctgaatttaaactaataaagttgaacattacatttacatttagccatttagcagacgcttttatccaaatcaacttacaaatgaggacaaggaagcaatttacacaactataagagcaacaatgaagaagtgctgtaggcgagtttcaggtgtgtaaagtgtaagaagcaaaacattagtaatttacgttttttttctttctgtagtacagttagcggtggagtcagagaggcaattgcagattaggaagtgaagtggagactaaatagttgagtttttagtcgtttcttgaagacagcgagtgactctgccgttctgatgcagttagggagttcattccaccaactgggcagattgaatgcgagagttcgggaaagtgatttcttccctctttgggatggaaccacgaggcgacgttcattcacagaacgcaagtttctggagggcacatagatctgcagaagtgagagcagattaggagcaaagccagaggtcgctttgtaggcaaacatcagagctttgaatttgatgcgagcagcaactggcagccagtgcaaacggatgagcagcggagtgacatgtgctcttttaggttcaggaaagaccactcgtgctgctgcgttctgaagcagctgaagaggtttgatagagttagctggaagcccggctagtacaCAGTTGCAGTAATCCaatctggagagaacaagagcttgaacaaggagttgagctgcatgttcagataggaagggtcggacctttcggatgttatagagtgtgaatctgcacgatcgagcagttctagagatgtggtcagagaagtttagttggtcatcaatcgttactccaaggcttttcactgttttggatgcagtaatggttgccctgtccatctggattgaaaagttatgatgtagagtcgggttggcagaaacttcaagtaTTTCTGATttcgcgaggttcagctgaagatgatgatctttcatccagtgtgaaatgtctgacaggcaggctgagatgcgagccggaaccgagggatcatcagggcgaaaagagaggtatagctgggtatcatcagcacagcagtggtaggagaatccatgtttctggatggaTGAATTCATTTTTTTGGATTACTAAATTACTTTGTTTAAACTCAGCCCATATCAACTGTTTCCAAacgcttaccttaaaaaaatgcagtaaatcCAATGATAGGACAGCGAGTGAGTGAGTCATTCTAGGTCAGGGGTGggcaaagtcggtcctggagggccggtgtcctgcatagtttaactccaactctaatcatacacacctgaacatgccaatcagcctttaagatcactagaaatctatagactgcaaaattacccatgatgctttgcgtgtatgcgcaaggagaatgcgaaggacttccggtcggcagctgatgcgtgtaaacagtcacatttggacagctttgaaacgatagttttaatctattttacctgcttttatcctctttgaactaatcctgttgtccatcagcagcatctcctggactgatcatttacagaaatgtgatctaataggatggaaaacagctgctgtgaggcgttttcccctcgttgtcagacggcatcttctgcagtttaaacatcgctaaagtcaacattttctctttattttacatatataaccagcccaaacacatgtagttcagcaaaatgtttgacacacacacgtagcctgtactgtgccactgacacactgatttaataactgtgacaaagtgaaaatataggctagtgtcatttcaaaatgacagaaaaaacacacaccgtggtgaaaacaacacacgaaataaaacacaaacggctcgcgattagaatgaacagcaaatcagcagcagaggatcaataacagacttttattgctcatttttgtaaattgcacgactttcatacctgttaagtttcatgacAGTACtttggtttgctctctctctctctctctctctctctctgtgtgtgtgtgtgtgtgtgtgttaaagagccgctgagctaacagctgacaggccgggaacgcacacacacacacactgtatttctgacggcagacacgtgaactaggagaacgtttttctcgtatttctgacgcgcttgaaccacatgtgacagattataacggctttaacagacacatttctaagttgtgtgtcacaaaaacactctgttatccattaaaaacgtcattgaaacccattttacggagcgcaaattaccagttgtacacgctgtgaacggaagtttttagcattctactggaagacgctggtcgctatggcgccctccatgcagcagccatgaaaaaggtctataagcaggtgtgtttgattagagttggagctaaactgtgcaggacaccggccctccgggaccgagtttgcccacccctgttctAGGCTGTAAGAGTAGCACACACAACCACAGCTGTAGGTCTTCTTCCAAGCAGCCACGCAAATCACAGTGTGCTATTGTCGTTTTATCACGTTTGTCTTGACGTGTGTGTGAAGGTCAGAAGGGTTTGTCGTCAGTGCGATGGCTTCGGCAAACACTGCAGGTCATTGACGTGTCCagtctgttgtgtgtgtttgacttTACTGCGCCTCTATTCTCCAGCGGAGCTCAGCTTGTCGTTCTGTCGTGTTTGCTGACGTGATAGAATGCTGTAGAGCAGGGCTGCCTAAACtctttcttatgaagggccaaaaaccagggtggctcacagcaagaaggttgctggttcgcgtcccggcttggtcagttggcatttctatgtggagtttgcatgttctccttgtgttggcgtcagttacccccacagtccacaggcatgcgctataggggaattgattaaccaaattggctgtagtggATACATAtagcgcacacacatacagttttTGGGTCACACCTGGTCTGTGCTGCAAACAAGAGGTTGAGAGTGTGTCAGTGAGGAACAAGTGTATCCTCTGCTGGAAGCCTGCGCTGGAAATCCCACAGCATATAAACACACTGATGGAAAAACAAGAgcgctgggtgtgtgtgtgtgtgtgtgtgtggtgagacGGGAGGTTACCTGGAACTGAGACAGATGTTGGGTGTGAGGATTGACCTGACTGGACAttgcagctgtgtgtgtatgtgtgtgtgtgtgtgtgtgtgtgtgtgtgtgtgtatgtctgttttagtctatatatgtgtgtgtatgtgtgtctgtctctgtatgtgcatgtttgtgtgtgtgtgtgtgtgtctgtgtgtgattgtatggctgtatgtttgtgtgtctatgtgttgccgctgtgtgtctgtgtgtgtttgagtctatatgtgtgtacatgtttgtctttgtttatgtgtgtgtgtgtgtttgtctgtctctgtatgtgcatgcttgtgtgtgtgtgtgtgtgtgtgtgtgtgtgtctgtgtgtgattgtatggctgtatgtttgtgtgtctttgtgttgccgctgtgtgtctgtgtgtgtttgagtctatatgtgtgtacatgtttgtctgtgtttatgtgtgtgtgtttgtgtgtgtgtgtctgtctctgtatgtgcatgcttgtgtgtgtgtgtgtgtgtgtgtgtgtgtgtctgtgtgtgattgtatggctgtatgtttgtgtgtctttgtgttgccgctgtgtgtctgtgtgtgtttgagtctatatgtgtgtacatgtttgtctgtgtttatgtgtgtgtgtttgtgtgtgtgtgtctgtctctgtatgtgcatgcttgtgtgtgtgtgtgtctgtgtgtgattgtatggctgtatgtttgtgtgtctttgtgttgccgctgtgtgtctgtgtgtgtttgagtctatatgtgtgtacatgtttgtctttgtttatgtgtgtgtgtgtgtgtgtgtgtgttgtctctgtatgtgcatgcgtgtgtgtgtgtgtctgtgtgtgattgtatggctgtatgtttgtgtgtctatgtgttgccgctgtgtgtctgtgtgtgtttgagtctatatgtgtgtacatgtttgtctgtgtttatgtgtgtgtgtgtgtgtgtgtgtgtgtctgtccctgtatgtgcatgcttgtgtgtctgtgtgtgattgtatggctgtatgtttgtgtgtctatgtgttgccactgtgtgtctgtgtgtgtttgagtctaTTTGTGTGCCTATATGTTtgtctgtgtttatgtgtgtgtgtgtgtgtatgtgtgtgtttccagTTCTTAGGAgcagcacccggtgtggtcttctgctgctgtaggttggacgtgttgtgtgtttagagatgctcttctacagtcggcatttgcgcccacagaactgccgctcactggatatttcttctttgtcggagcattctctgtaaaccctagagatggtcatgcgtgaaaatcccagtagatcagcagtttctgaaatactcagagcagctcgtctggcagcaacaaccatgccgtgttcaaaatcacttaaatcccctttcttccccattctgatgctcgctt from Danio rerio strain Tuebingen ecotype United States chromosome 8, GRCz12tu, whole genome shotgun sequence includes:
- the LOC101882297 gene encoding uncharacterized protein isoform X4, which encodes MMPVSSTTNDKQNKIKLNTVEISAVSSSSEFTQHPVFMWIPNLQHQPQRIHTQQSPFPKIAIKELICLPSCQLSKPSKAAGLRQRCTVNKRRAHRCSNSTLEGAGGSRWVGIAFNPIPKPSTHSLSRSFPFRDSGRLNGKLPSLSTQHPKPKHSSGHSSTLSLSLASVKCWRGS
- the LOC101882297 gene encoding uncharacterized protein isoform X6, with protein sequence MWIPNLQHQPQRIHTQQSPFPKIAIKELICLPSCQLSKPSKAAGLRQRCTVNKRRAHRCSNSTLEGAGGSRWVGIAFNPIPKPSTHSLSRSFPFRDSGRLNGKLPSLSTQHPKPKHSSGHSSTLSLSLASVKCWRGS
- the LOC101882297 gene encoding uncharacterized protein isoform X5; the protein is MVWLKLKHSGDQCCEQQLGVYSASGVHVDPKSAASASADTHAAAGLRQRCTVNKRRAHRCSNSTLEGAGGSRWVGIAFNPIPKPSTHSLSRSFPFRDSGRLNGKLPSLSTQHPKPKHSSGHSSTLSLSLASVKCWRGS
- the LOC101882297 gene encoding uncharacterized protein isoform X3, whose protein sequence is MVWLKHLSLAESMMPVSSTTNDKQNKIKLNTVEISAVSSSSEFTQHPVFMWIPNLQHQPQRIHTQQSPFPKIAIKELICLPSCQLSKPSKAAGLRQRCTVNKRRAHRCSNSTLEGAGGSRWVGIAFNPIPKPSTHSLSRSFPFRDSGRLNGKLPSLSTQHPKPKHSSGHSSTLSLSLASVKCWRGS